From a single Podarcis raffonei isolate rPodRaf1 chromosome 10, rPodRaf1.pri, whole genome shotgun sequence genomic region:
- the LOC128422892 gene encoding olfactory receptor 5V1-like: MDAENQTQVEEFIFLGLSSAPSDQVPLFLVFLAAYLAIVTGNLMILIVVLMDSRLHSPMYFFLSHLSCLDICVSSVVVPKILVNFLRQSHTISYNQCMAQTFFLIGFAGCEPALLAVMAYDRYAAICQPLHYSRLMRNRLCIHLAVASWVWGFLDSAIHAALASKLRFCGANQIPQIFCDVPPLMNIACSDTSINELATHITSIFVGLGPFLFIIFSYFYILASILRIHSNTGRKKAFSTCASHLVVVTLCVGNGFLNYNRPSTGYSLEIDTLISAMFCIVTPMLNPLIYSLRNKEVKEALRKVLNCRRTV; encoded by the coding sequence ATGGATGCAGAGAATCAAACACAGGTGGAAGAGTTTATCTTCTTGGGTCTCTCCAGCGCCCCAAGCGACCAAGTTCCCCTCTTCTTGGTCTTCTTAGCTGCCTATTTGGCCATCGTCACAGGCAACCTCATGATATTAATCGTGGTCCTGATGGATTCGCGCCTTCACAGCCCCATGTACTTTTTCCTCAGTCACCTGTCTTGCTTGGACATTTGTGTTTCTTCTGTTGTTGTGCCAAAGATCCTGGTGAACTTCCTGCGCCAGAGTCACACCATCTCCTACAACCAGTGCATGGCACAAACATTCTTTCTGATTGGCTTTGCTGGGTGTGAGCCTGCCCTGTTAGCTGTCATGGCCTATGACCGCTATGCCGCCATTTGCCAGCCATTGCACTACAGCCGACTCATGAGGAACAGGCTGTGCATCCATCTCGCTGTGGCCTCCTGGGTCTGGGGCTTCCTGGACTCAGCTATTCACGCTGCCCTGGCCTCCAAGCTTCGCTTCTGTGGAGCCAACCAGATTCCCCAAATCTTTTGCGATGTGCCCCCGCTGATGAATATCGCCTGCAGTGATACGAGCATCAATGAATTGGCCACTCACATCACCAGCATCTTTGTGGGGTTGGGTCCCTTCCTCTTCATCATCTTCTCCTATTTCTACATCTTGGCCTCCATTCTGAGGATTCACTCCAACACTGGCAGGAAGAAAGCCTTCTCCACCTGCGCCTCACACTTGGTTGTGGTCACCCTCTGTGTAGGAAACGGGTTCCTAAACTACAACCGCCCAAGCACCGGCTACTCTCTGGAGATAGACACACTCATCTCCGCGATGTTCTGCATCGTCACCCCCATGCTGAACCCCCTCATCTACAGCCTCCGCAATAAGGAGGTGAAGGAAGCCCTGAGGAAGGTTCTGAATTGCCGGAGGACAGTTTGA